The genome window ctgctttaCCATAGCTTGACGATTTAGTTGCTTACGCTGCATCCAGGAAGTCTCGCTAGAGGATTGCTGAGGACGACGAAACGCTGTGGCTCCATCGGTGAGATTTTTCGTTGCTCCGTCATCGCCTTTAAGTAGTTTTGTAGACCACATATCCACAAACCCTTCTAACTCTTCCTTGGCTCGCCAGAGTTTCAGACTCGTTGGGTAGAACATCTTGAAGGCGTCGCTGCCCTTGGACATGGTTGATGATTTGCGCTTAACAGGGTTAGGAAGTGAGAATAACATGCCCCTGACAGCTACCTGGAAAGTTATTTCGTCCTGTCGTAGCACATGGCTGCCAGAGTCTGGGCCTGAAAAGCCACCTCTGCCGCCGAAGAAGATATCTCTTGATGGTGAGAGGAGATCTGCTTGTGACAGATACTCGATACAGTCATTAACGTAGTCCATTGGTGTTGACAAGTCCATAGGATCTGTGCTCTCACAGGATAGAACGTAGTTTTCATGTAATGCCGAAACAAAAGTATGTGTATCTGTGCCCGTCTCATCGATGAGCGTGTCAACAGACACTTGTGAGCGTTTCGGTCTCGAGAAATGCGAAAGGAAGCTTGGAAGATTCTCGACATTGTCACCTCCTCGTGGAGGAAGTTCGTCTCGTTTGTTGTAGACAACCTTTCCAACAGCATGGAAAATACCTAGACTCGCTTCACGTTGAGATACTTGTTCCAGACTCTCCTCTTCGCCTTGTGTGAGCTTGATAGCATCTTTCGCGCCCTTGGTCTGCTTTGTGAGCACGACTTTGTTGCCCCAATCTCCTTGCTGGTCACCTTTCAGACACAGGAACTCGAGAGATGACACGGCGTTTCTGATGTCTCCAATTTCACCAAGGCGTTTTAGAACTTGAGGGCCTGGTGTTTTCCTGCGACCAGATTTTCTGGCCTCTTTCTGAACAACGAGCTCGAGTGCCTTCAGGAGTAACGACGGGGCGATGGCATTGAACTCAATCATACCAACCCCTGGATGTTGCAAGATTTCCGGCCCCAAAAGTCGATGGGCAGTAAAACTGTCCGCCGATGCAGAAGTTGTAGTCAGATGAGTTTCTGAAATGATCATGACCACTGGCGTTATGGGCTCATGCTGCGAGGGCTTCGCAAACATGGATAAAGAGGGTGTACTATTAGCAAGGTACTGTAAAACGGTGTTCCGGAACGATGTTAACGCcgttgaagatcttgaaaaTGTGTTAGGAAACTCCTCGATGAGGATAACTCGTTTCGAATCATCCTTTCGGGTGGTCTGAGAGCTGTTCTGGGTCGATGACACTGAAGTATCGGTCTCTAATGCTCCAAATTTACCACCACGCCCAAGAAACTCTTGAAATTGCGCAGATGCTGAAACGAAACCCAGTCCAGAGCTTCCTGCAGGATTTCGCCATTCAAGAAGCTCACTACCCATGTCGTTTGCCAGAAGTCGCATAGTCGTTGTCTTTCCGGACCCAGCAGTGCCTTTGAGAATAAGCAGACGCTGGCGCATGCGCCCAGCTATCACATCCTCCAACCACCGCCTCACATCGGAGACTTTTTTCTTGTGAACTGCTAATTCCTCCAGATTTCGAGGTCCAAATCGTTCTGACCAAGGGCGTGCGTCGTCATTTGGCCTAGCTATAGGTACTGGCTTAGGTGGTTTGATGAACTTTTGGCTGGCGCTGGGTGCACTAGACAACGACGATTGCGAGTCGTTTCGCAATCTCTTCTTAGCGTGCTGCCCAACTAAGCTTGCAGAGCTTGCCTTATGTTCCgaaatctcatcatcctctgaGATAGGATCACTGATGATATCTTCATGAGGAACGGATCGCCTATCTCCAGCACTCGACCGCGCAGCCCTTTGTGCCTGGTTCGAAAAGAGCGTCTTCAAATCAGCTGTCTTTCCCGTATCTGCTGCTTTGCCAACATCCTTGGTACGCTTCGCGCTTGGACTCGTGCTATTGCTCTTCGCTTGCGCTCGACGAGGTAGCCGAAGTGAGCCATTCTTGGTTGGCTTGTTGTCAACGATCTTAGGTTTTGTCGGGCTCGGTGAAGCTGTAGTGACGCGGCTTTTCGTAGAGGAGCTTGGCGAGGTAATCAGAAACTTGGTCAGGGTGTTTGCACGGGGCGgttcgtct of Fusarium oxysporum Fo47 chromosome I, complete sequence contains these proteins:
- a CDS encoding Rad17 cell cycle checkpoint protein-domain-containing protein → MAPPAKRRRRNVVDASDDEDEPPRANTLTKFLITSPSSSTKSRVTTASPSPTKPKIVDNKPTKNGSLRLPRRAQAKSNSTSPSAKRTKDVGKAADTGKTADLKTLFSNQAQRAARSSAGDRRSVPHEDIISDPISEDDEISEHKASSASLVGQHAKKRLRNDSQSSLSSAPSASQKFIKPPKPVPIARPNDDARPWSERFGPRNLEELAVHKKKVSDVRRWLEDVIAGRMRQRLLILKGTAGSGKTTTMRLLANDMGSELLEWRNPAGSSGLGFVSASAQFQEFLGRGGKFGALETDTSVSSTQNSSQTTRKDDSKRVILIEEFPNTFSRSSTALTSFRNTVLQYLANSTPSLSMFAKPSQHEPITPVVMIISETHLTTTSASADSFTAHRLLGPEILQHPGVGMIEFNAIAPSLLLKALELVVQKEARKSGRRKTPGPQVLKRLGEIGDIRNAVSSLEFLCLKGDQQGDWGNKVVLTKQTKGAKDAIKLTQGEEESLEQVSQREASLGIFHAVGKVVYNKRDELPPRGGDNVENLPSFLSHFSRPKRSQVSVDTLIDETGTDTHTFVSALHENYVLSCESTDPMDLSTPMDYVNDCIEYLSQADLLSPSRDIFFGGRGGFSGPDSGSHVLRQDEITFQVAVRGMLFSLPNPVKRKSSTMSKGSDAFKMFYPTSLKLWRAKEELEGFVDMWSTKLLKGDDGATKNLTDGATAFRRPQQSSSETSWMQRKQLNRQAMVKQQQQQGDDPDSPPLLSLGSAARREMLLERLPYMAHIARARKTPSFRLRELEKVVAFKGINAADEESDADDDMQPGEAWATDKPSEEMSPRKRSAGIKEGNVSGLLAQKLVLSDDDIED